The Hypomesus transpacificus isolate Combined female chromosome 3, fHypTra1, whole genome shotgun sequence genome has a window encoding:
- the baz1a gene encoding bromodomain adjacent to zinc finger domain protein 1A isoform X1, translated as MPLLHRKPFVRQKPPADLKPDEEVFLCRVTHEIFRNYDEFFERTILCNSLVWSCALTGKPGLTYLEAVESEKKARQNLQNFPSSLVLPLLHLTALTHRTRLHEICDDVYSYAKDRFFPGELVDVLHRGGARQPCEILEVQSPHSNSNGGMNGHTKPPSDGDAIVISDSDEESSVLKSPKSLANGRKKKPINPAVIKYKVRPIKTEGCEPIVTKAAQMSRKKNTLSRERLKLLLKQHCEPQNGAIGLKASTIAKYCLSETTFSQFFPDEPPVFVFSPPAKGRGKRPGDGSPGELGHSLLKAAKEKLHLMQQKEEMAVVQEKAKLKKEKEGALEAKKREKEDKEKKKEELKKMFEEERQRRKEEKDRMKLEKEKEREKLKEEKKKYAERLKLWNKPREDMECEDLQELPSPVPVKTRLPAELFGDALMVLEFLKSFGELFDLKDEFPDRVSLEVLEEALVGSDPEGPLCELLFFFLSAIFQALAEEQEEVAKNQVAEADTKDLSEALDDDSDPTQSAISAVAALAAAWPQLHQGCSLKQLDLDSCTLSEILRLHLLASGADCNNSNAKFRYQKQGGFISSDDPCVELRLANPAILKRLSCTAVYDLLPGEKMKILHALCGKLLTLVSTRDFIEDSAEEQRQAKQELRELKAEQHRREREEAAHRVRKRKEEKLREQELKLRELQEKHEKMKEQENASHSTREGAEDMNTSTESHGGHQTEDEDEQSKAKKKIGGGGPKQKQAEPKEDPAPLGLNPEDLHQEQEKVRELQERIQKAAACTYILPLGRDRLYRRYWLFPGASALFVEDDFLGLTEDMLLPQPKQEAKTEDQEGADTAVSSPASDPGSAPVHVCGPPVNRPNQWAFYSTVEEVDRLIAALNPRGHRENTLREALLLERERIAQLLSTSAADRYNHADKPQDAGKAGGSSSRTKSSTAVPESSAPAERFMENRLRDLLLDIEDRIYQGTLGNLKVMERSAWRAALEQGHYDLLTPDGAKENGLKVNGEVEDMEVDCQPQRGSTRDRLAELKAEGGSVATPGCSSGSGTPQPVNNTVHLLAQALVQIEQGMERKFLKAPLGDEDSKKDQKTKKKDKDQSSDKDDGSDSGRVCKTVLERWRDSLQACSSLSQVFLHLSTLERSVLWAKSLLNARCKVCRRKGDAENMLLCDGCDRGHHIHCIRPKLKAVPAEDWFCPECRPKQRANRLTSRQRSSVDSEEEMEEERGSEEESEEGTEEEESEEEELEEDSEEEEVKESVTKKGRAAVKLPPPAKGGRSNTKTPSKSSSSHSTPRSQQTTPRQAPSSGRAASGSASRGSGKKPTPVSNGRAPPRAGSRASSRLSHEILAPNGKTPSPASKRPPAAEVSTKPKPVLLTTSSSSSSRRSSGRNHGVHELSACEQLTVELVRHEDSWPFMKLVSRTQVPDYYDIIKKPIALSTIREKVNNCEYKTSAEYIDDVELMFANCLQYNPRHTNEAKAGTRLQYYFYSELQKLGLSDKTSPPPQKRPRM; from the exons ATGCCGCTTCTCCACAGAAAGCCGTTTGTCAGACAGAAACCTCCGGCCGACCTAAAGCCTGACGAAGAGGTGTTCCTATGCCGAGTCACCCACGAAATCTTCAGAAACTATGA TGAGTTCTTTGAGCGCACTATTCTGTGCAACAGCCTTGTGTGGAGCTGTGCCCTGACTGGTAAGCCTGGCCTGACCTACCTGGAGGCTGTAGAGAGCGAGAAGAAGGCCCGGCAGAACCTCCAGAACTTTCCATCTTCACTGGTCCTCCCTCTGCTGCACCTGACCGCCCTCACACACCGCACACGCCTCCACGAGATCTGCGACGATGTTTACTCCTACGCCAAGGACAGGTTTTTCCCTGGGGAGTTGGTGGATGTTCTacacagaggaggagccag ACAGCCATGTGAGATCCTGGAGGTGCAGTCCCCACACTCCAACTCTAACGGGGGCATGAACGGTCACACAAAGCCCCCCTCAGACGGGGACGCCATCGTCATCAGTGACAGTGACGAGGAGAGCAGCGTCCTCAAGTCCCCCAAGTCACTGGCCAATGG CCGTAAGAAGAAACCAATCAACCCAGCAGTGATAAAGTACAAAGTCCGTCCCATTAAGACAGAAGGTTGTGAACCCATTGTGACCAAGGCTGCTCAGATGAG CCGCAAGAAGAACACACTGTCCCGGGAGAGGCTGAAGCTGCTCCTCAAACAGCACTGTGAACCTCAGAACGGAGCCATCGGCCTCAAG GCCTCCACCATAGCTAAGTACTGTCTGTCAGAGACAACCTTCTCCCAGTTTTTCCCAGATGAACCACCAGTCTTTGTCTTCAGCCCACCCGCGAAGGGGCGGGGCAAACGGCCTGGAGATGGCTCTCCTGGAGAG TTGGGACATAGTCTCCTGAAGGCAGCAAAGGAGAAGCTTCATCTAATGCAGCAGAAAGAGGAAATGGCTGTTG TCCAGGAGAAGGCCAAGttgaagaaggagaaagagggtgcTTTGGAGgccaagaagagggagaaggaggacaaagagaaaaagaaagaagagctGAAAAAGATGTTtgaagaggagaggcagagaaggaaggaggagaaagatcgCATGaaactggagaaggagaag GAGCGAgagaagctgaaggaggagaagaagaagtatGCAGAGCGTCTGAAGCTGTGGAACAAACCCAGAGAGGACATGGAGTGTGAAGACCTGCAG GAGCTTCCCAGTCCGGTACCGGTGAAAACCCGCCTTCCAGCTGAGCTGTTTGGAGACGCTCTCATGGTTCTGGAGTTCCTCAAGTCCTTTGGAGAACTGTTCGACCTGAAGGATGAGTTCCCGGACAGAGTCTCCTTAG AGGTTCTGGAGGAGGCACTGGTGGGTTCGGACCCTGAGGGGCCCCTGTGCGAGctgctcttcttcttcctgtcgGCCATCTTCCAGGCTCTggcggaggagcaggaggaggtggccaAAAACCAGGTGGCCGAGGCCGACACCAAAG ATCTTAGCGAGGCGCTGGATGATGATTCAGATCCCACCCAGTCAGCCATCAGCGCTGTGGCTGCCCTTGCTGCTGCCTGGCCACAGCTACACCAAG GCTGCAGTCTGAAGCAGTTGGACCTGGACAGCTGCACCCTGTCAGAGATCCTGAGGCTCCACCTCCTGGCCTCGGGCGCCGactgcaacaacagcaacgCCAAGTTCCGTTACCAGAAGCAGGGGGGCTTCATCTCCAGCGACGACCCATGTGTGGAGCTCCGACTGGCCAACCCTGCCATTCTCAAGAGGCTGTCCTGCACTGCTGTCTACGACCTGCtgccag gtgagaAGATGAAGATCCTGCACGCCTTGTGTGGAAAGCTGCTGACGCTGGTGTCCACCAGGGACTTCATCGAGGACAGTGCTGAGGAGCAGAGGCAGGCCAAGCAGGAGCTCAGGGAGCTGAAGGCTGAGCAGCAccgcagggagagggaggaggccgcacacag GGTGCGCAAGCGGAAGGAGGAGAAGCTACGTGAGCAGGAGCTCAAGCTCAGGGAGCTGCAGGAGAAACACGAGAAGATGAAAGAGCAGGAGAACGCCAGCCACTCCACCAG ggaggGAGCTGAGGACATGAACACCAGTACAGAGAGTCATGGAGGACACCAGACAGAGGACGAGGACGAACAGAGCAAGGCCAAGAAAA AGATTGGAGGCGGTGGTCCGAAACAGAAGCAGGCAGAGCCTAAGGAAGACCCCGCCCCCTTGGGTCTGAACCCTGAGGATCTGCatcaggagcaggagaag GTGCGAGAGCTGCAGGAGCGGATCCAGAAGGCGGCCGCCTGCACGTACATCCTCCCTCTGGGCCGCGACCGCCTCTACAGGCGCTACTGGCTCTTCCCCGGCGCCTCCGCCCTCTTCGTGGAGGACGACTTCCTGGGCCTGACCGAGGACATGCTCCTGCCCCAGCCCAAACAGGAAGCCAAGACGGAGGACCAGGAAGGGGCCGACACCGCCGTGTCCAGCCCCGCCTCTGACCCGGGCTCCGCCCCAGTGCACGTCTGCGGCCCGCCCGTCAACCGGCCCAACCAGTGGGCGTTCTACAGcacggtggaggaggtggatcgGCTGATCGCGGCGCTGAACCCCAGAGGGCACCGTGAGAACACGCTGAGGGAGGCTCTGCTGCTGGAGAGGGAACGCATCGCTCAGCTGCTGTCCACCTCCGCAGCCGACAGATACAACCATGCAG aCAAGCCCCAGGATGCAGGGAAAGCTGGAGGCAGTTCCTCCAGGACCAAGTCCTCCACAGCCGTCCCAGAATCCTCTGCTCCGGCTGAGCGGTTCATGGAGAACCGTCTGAGGGATCTGCTGCTGGACATCGAGGACCGCATCTACCAGGGAACCCTAGGGAACCTCAAG gtgatggAGAGGAGTGCGTGGAGGGCAGCTCTGGAGCAGGGCCATTACGACCTGCTGACCCCAGACGGCGCAAAGGAGAACGGGCTGAAGGtgaatggagaggtggaggacatgGAGGTGGACTGTCAGCCCCAGAGAGGAAGCACTAGAGACAG GCTGGCCGAGCTGAAGGCTGAGGGGGGCAGCGTGGCGACACCGGGGTGTTCCAGCGGGTCGGGGACCCCCCAGCCTGTCAACAACACGGTCCATCTGCTGGCCCAGGCCCTGGTGCAGATCGAACAGGGCATGGAGAGGAAGTTTCTCAAGGCACCTCTGG GGGATGAAGACTCTAAGAAGGATCAAAAGACTAAGAAGAAAGACAAGGACCAGTCTAGTGATAAAGACG acggCAGTGACAGCGGGCGTGTGTGTAAGACGGTGCTGGAGCGGTGGCGGGACTCTCTGCAGGCGTGCTCCAGCCTGTCCCAGgtgttcctccacctctccaccctggAGAGGAGCGTGCTGTGGGCCAAGTCCCTGCTCAACGCCCGCTGCAAGGTCTGCCGGCGCAAGGGAGACGCCGAGAACATGTTGCTCTGCGACGGCTGCGACCGGGGACACCACATCCACTGCATCAGGCCCAAACTCAAG GCGGTCCCTGCTGAGGACTGGTTCTGTCCGGAGTGTCGACCCAAACAGCGGGCCAACCGTCTCACCTCGCGCCAGCGCTCGTCTGTGGActcagaggaagagatggaggaagagagaggctctGAGGAGGAGTCGGAAGAAGGCACCGAAGAGGAGGAGTCGGAAGAGGAAGAGTTGGAGGAGGAttctgaagaggaggaagtAAAAGAGAG TGTGACTAAGAAGGGCCGGGCTGCCGTTAAGCTCCCCCCGCCCGCTAAAGGAGGCCGGTCCAACACCAAGACCCCCAGCAAAAGCAGCTCCAGCCACTCTACCCCCCGCAGCCAGCAGACCACCCCCAGACAGGCCCCCTCCTCTGGGAGGGCGGCCTCCGGCTCGGCCTCCAGGGGCTCAGGGAAGAAGCCCACCCCCGTGTCCAACGGCAGAGCTCCTCCTAGGGCAGGAAGCCGCGCCAGCTCTCGCCTCAGCCATGAGATCCTGGCTCCCAACGGCAAgaccccctcacctgcctcaaaACGTCCCCCCGCAG CAGAGGTCTCCACCAAGCCAAAGCCCGTCCTGCTGAcgacctcgtcctcctcgtccagcCGCCGCAGCTCTGGCAGGAACCACGGCGTGCACGAGCTGTCGGCCTGCGAGCAGCTGACCGTGGAGCTGGTCAGACACGAGGACAGCTGGCCCTTCATGAAGCTGGTCTCCAGGACTCAG GTACCTGACTACTATGATATCATCAAGAAGCCTATTGCCCTGAGCACCATTAGGGAGAAGGTCAACAACTGTGAATACAAAACATCTG cggaGTACATTGATGACGTGGAGCTGATGTTTGCCAACTGTCTGCAGTACAACCCTCGCCACACCAACGAGGCCAAGGCTGGGACCAGGCTCCAGTATTACTTCTACTCTGAGCTCCAGAAGCTGGGTCTGTCTGACAagacgtctcctcctcctcagaaaCGGCCCCGGATGTAA